A section of the Oryza sativa Japonica Group chromosome 1, ASM3414082v1 genome encodes:
- the LOC107276739 gene encoding uncharacterized protein, producing MSVSRFLRRAALTTAMAGAAATLALSKAEQCGVSVRLSRPSPHRGADDATRCGHLGLVRAHPGLRDLNAALTTTTTSGGSADASFFLDAAHALAASALRVPTITGGAIRLMVSDRIPKKLAAAESKGDSKAAVHLRLELATLHAREGRLDEALAAAVQLARDNPGDIRPRLAAAALCCLHGRSGTAFEWLKSVPESARRFKTSDRFVTIVVYAMPGSSPQRVEEGVDGMVVDVAAAIAEDTLSMKLEEGEWSTLERLELAVLGRLLRRFVSKRFAAAAYPEFKSWTWTRPPPPPINATESQLNKALVLCSQAMLAPVLGARPLCGERLREVRAVADAEAEADASAAVVDVNLLLAFLAIRDGRFDEAMQRYRAAVARDPSDRRAYELAAALCSIAGHAAEERDAWLRGEERHCDRGRGATAGRGGGLQLQALLDEQVVAAALGLGGDRTARDPHRGRVLAAAWREVDAGLAAALRDGDHLTMAERAQLRGLRCVLRAKMQPLLDTAANSTGPDNSPQQRSH from the coding sequence ATGTCCGTCTCCAGattcctccgccgcgccgcgctgaccaccgcCATGGCTGGGGCCGCCGCGACCTTGGCTCTCTCCAAGGCGGAGCAGTGCGGGGTTTCCGTCCGCCTCTCCCGTCCGTCGCCCCaccgcggcgccgacgacgccacCCGCTGCGGCCACCTGGGGTTAGTCCGCGCGCACCCCGGACTGCGGGATCTCAACGCGgccctcaccaccaccaccaccagcggcggcagcgcggacgcctccttcttcctcgacgcggcgcacgcgctcGCCGCCAGCGCGCTCCGCGTGCCGACCATCACCGGCGGGGCGATCCGCTTGATGGTCTCCGACAGGATCCCCAAGAAGCTCGCGGCCGCGGAGTCCAAGGGCGACTCGAAAGCCGCCGTCCATCTCAGGCTCGAGCTGGCCACCCTGCACGCTCGGGAAGGCCGTCTCGACGAGGCGCTCGCGGCCGCCGTCCAGCTGGCCAGGGACAATCCCGGCGACATCCGCccgcggctcgccgccgccgcgctgtgcTGCCTCCACGGCCGGTCCGGGACCGCGTTCGAGTGGCTCAAGAGCGTCCCGGAGAGCGCCCGCCGCTTCAAAACCAGTGATCGGTTCGTGACCATCGTCGTGTACGCCATGCCCGGATCCTCGCCGCAGCGCGTCGAAGAGGGCGTCGACGGGATGGTCGTGGACGTCGCGGCCGCGATCGCCGAGGACACGCTCTCCATGAAGCTGGAGGAAGGCGAGTGGTCCACGCTGGAGAGGCTCGAGCTCGCGGTGCTCGGAAGATTGCTCCGCCGCTTCGTGTCCAagcgcttcgccgccgccgcctacccggagttcaaatcctggACGTGGACacggccaccgcctccccccatCAACGCCACCGAGTCCCAGCTGAACAAGGCGCTCGTGCTGTGCTCCCAGGCGATGCTAGCGCCGGTGCTCGGAGCGCGGCCACTCTGCGGCGAGCGCCTCCGCGAGGTGCGCGCCGTCGCGGACGccgaggcggaggccgacgcCTCCGCGGCGGTGGTCGACGTCAACCTCCTCCTGGCGTTCCTCGCGATCCGAGACGGGCGCTTCGACGAGGCCATGCAGCGGTACAGGGCGGCCGTGGCGAGAGACCCGTCGGACCGCCGGGCgtacgagctcgccgccgcgctctgctCCATCGCCGGCCACGCCGCGGAGGAGCGGGACGCGTGGCTGCGCGGCGAGGAGAGGCACTGcgaccgcggccgcggcgcgacggcgggacGTGGCGGTGGCCTGCAGCTGCAGGCTCTCCTCGACGAGcaggtggtcgccgccgcgctcggcctcggcggcgaccGGACGGCCCGCGACCCGCACCGCGGCCGCGTCCTGGCCGCCGCGTGGAGGGAGGTGGACGCCGGGCTCGCCGCGGCGCTGCGCGACGGGGACCACCTGACCATGGCGGAGCGCGCGCAGCTGCGTGGCCTCCGCTGCGTCCTGCGCGCCAAGATGCAGCCATTGCTGGACACCGCCGCCAACAGTACTGGACCGGACAACTCTCCTCAACAACGATCTCATTAG
- the LOC4323942 gene encoding uncharacterized protein, giving the protein MVSFLSDCCWQCTGSRCSPTTSRTTPGTSRGSSRERTRPFKTSIVFAHDREGTSVLFKVLSAFAFRDISLTKIESRPHRHRHPIQFVDGANVGTAKHFEYMFYIDFQASMAEVRAVGDTGVHLLPPRARQLPHGHDAMDDDRSTRLMLKFYVAGAGEKLQANIRIASGMTRILAIFLGPWIQRINGAEGIPPTMRIAFSFCSEHMWSIKTCADTPFLLLGCGAFSLRRRLKLSMAAMRCLQLQSSEASETLYDWDAWDALPSI; this is encoded by the exons ATGGTATCCTTCCTGTCAGATTGTTGTTGGCAATGTACGGGCTCCAGGTGCTCGCCGACGACATCCAGGACGACGCCGGGAACGTCACGCGGTTCGTCCCGCGAACGGACCCGGCCATTCAAGACGAGCATCGTGTTCGCGCACGACAGGGAGGGCACGTCGGTGCTGTTCAAGGTGCTGTCGGCCTTCGCGTTCCGGGACATCAGCCTCACCAAGATCGAGAGCCGGCcacaccgccaccgccatcccaTCCAGTTCGTCGACGGCGCCAACGTGGGCACGGCCAAGCACTTCGAGTACATGTTCTACATCGACTTCCAGGCGTCCATGGCGGAGGTCCGCGCTGTCGGAGATACAGGAGTTCACCTCCTTCCTCCGCGTGCTCGGCAGCTACCCCATGGACATGACGCCATGGATGATGATCGATCAACAAGACTGATGCTCAAATTTT ATGTCGCAGGAGCCGGGGAAAAGCTGCAGGCCAACATCAGAATTGCATCTGGGATGACGAggatattagctatttttttggGACCCTGGATCCAAAGGATCAATGGTGCAGAAGGCATTCCACCCACAATGAGAATCGCTTTTAGTTTCTGCAGTGAGCATATGTGGTCAATTAAAACTTGTGCTGACACTCCGTTTCTCTTGCTGGGATGCGGTGCCTTCAGTCTTCGGAGGCGTCTCAAACTTTCTATGGCTGCGATGCGGTGCCTTCAACTTCAGTCTTCGGAGGCGTCTGAAACTCTCTATGACTGGGATGCGTGGGATGCGTTGCCTTCAATCTAG